Proteins encoded by one window of Sorangium aterium:
- a CDS encoding SDR family oxidoreductase codes for MILIVGATGVLGAEICRRLREAGRAVRGLYREGSDPAKVARLREMGVELVRGDLKDRASLDRACQGVSVVIETASSTLSRQDGDSIESVDRDGSLALVAAAKAASVGHFIYISFPEIADEFPLQDAKRAVERELRASGLPFTILQPTYFMEIWLSPALGFDVEAAKARVYGAGDGPISWIALGDVADAAIACIDNPRALGRSFELGGPEALSHNQVIAVFEELTGRAFSVERVGEADLRERRAAARDPKRGVDSLAQSFDALMLHCVEGKVIDMRPVLSALPIALTPLRAYAARSLGRPGA; via the coding sequence ATGATCCTGATCGTCGGAGCAACAGGGGTTCTGGGTGCAGAGATCTGCCGGCGTCTCCGCGAGGCCGGGCGCGCGGTGCGAGGTCTCTACCGGGAGGGATCGGACCCGGCGAAGGTGGCCCGGCTCCGGGAGATGGGGGTCGAGCTCGTGCGCGGCGATCTGAAGGACCGCGCGTCGCTCGATCGGGCGTGCCAGGGGGTCAGCGTCGTGATCGAGACGGCCAGCTCGACGCTGTCGCGGCAAGACGGCGACTCGATCGAGAGCGTGGACCGGGACGGCTCGCTCGCGCTGGTCGCCGCGGCGAAGGCGGCGTCGGTCGGGCACTTCATCTACATCTCTTTCCCGGAGATCGCCGACGAGTTCCCCTTGCAGGACGCGAAGCGCGCGGTGGAGCGGGAGCTCCGGGCGAGCGGCCTGCCCTTCACGATCCTGCAGCCCACCTACTTCATGGAGATCTGGCTGAGCCCGGCGCTCGGGTTCGACGTGGAGGCGGCCAAGGCGCGCGTCTATGGCGCCGGAGACGGCCCGATCAGCTGGATCGCGCTCGGCGACGTGGCCGACGCGGCGATCGCCTGCATCGACAACCCGCGGGCGCTGGGGCGCTCCTTCGAGCTGGGTGGCCCGGAGGCGCTCAGCCACAACCAGGTGATCGCGGTGTTCGAGGAGCTGACCGGCCGCGCCTTCTCCGTCGAGCGCGTCGGCGAGGCCGATCTGCGGGAGCGCCGCGCCGCGGCGCGGGACCCGAAGCGCGGCGTCGACTCGCTGGCGCAGTCGTTCGACGCGCTGATGCTCCACTGCGTGGAGGGCAAGGTCATCGACATGCGCCCGGTCCTGTCGGCGCTGCCCATCGCGCTCACGCCGCTCCGCGCCTACGCCGCGCGATCGCTCGGGCGCCCCGGCGCGTGA
- a CDS encoding YcaO-like family protein — MSAAAGPSPERAAVRAAKGFREGTHRLVPPAETIARVAPHLSAFGITRVADVTGLDVIGLPVVMVCRPNAASLAVSQGKGLTLDAARASGLMESIESYHAEHVDLPLRLASHRDLARAAAVVDVAALPRLSVGAAREHHRVLWIEGRDLLRDEAVWVPYEMVHTNYTLPLPAGSGSFVMSSNGLASGNHLLEAVSHGICEVVERDATTLFRAGGEAEIPGSRLDLATVDDPGCRHVLDLYEAAGVAVGVWETTTDVGLPAFLCLIVDRAPDPFRRLYATEGMGCHPSRSVALLRALTEAAQSRLTFIAGSRDDGDRDRFERARHADAIQRAREQIAGVRGPLRGFRDVPSLEGETFDDDVAAELACLRRAGVERVVVVDVSKPGLGISVVRVIIPGLESIDDVPGFVPGPRARARAAARAAAAARSAATA; from the coding sequence GTGAGCGCGGCAGCGGGCCCCTCGCCGGAGCGGGCCGCGGTCCGCGCCGCCAAGGGGTTCCGGGAGGGCACGCACCGGCTCGTCCCGCCCGCCGAGACCATCGCGCGCGTCGCGCCGCACCTGTCCGCGTTCGGCATCACCCGGGTGGCCGACGTCACCGGCCTCGATGTCATCGGCCTGCCCGTCGTCATGGTGTGCCGGCCCAACGCAGCCTCGCTCGCGGTCTCCCAGGGCAAAGGGCTCACGCTCGACGCGGCGCGGGCGTCCGGGCTCATGGAGTCGATCGAGTCCTACCACGCCGAGCACGTCGACCTGCCGCTCCGGCTCGCGAGCCACCGGGATCTCGCGCGCGCCGCTGCCGTGGTCGACGTCGCCGCGCTGCCGCGCCTCTCGGTCGGCGCCGCGCGCGAGCACCACCGGGTGCTCTGGATCGAGGGGCGCGATCTCCTCCGCGACGAGGCCGTGTGGGTCCCTTATGAAATGGTGCACACGAACTACACGCTGCCGCTGCCGGCGGGCAGCGGCTCGTTCGTGATGAGCTCGAACGGCCTCGCCTCGGGCAATCACCTGCTCGAGGCCGTGAGCCACGGCATCTGCGAGGTCGTCGAGCGCGACGCGACAACGCTCTTCCGCGCCGGCGGCGAGGCCGAGATCCCTGGCTCCCGGCTCGATCTCGCCACGGTCGACGACCCCGGGTGCCGCCACGTCCTCGACCTCTACGAGGCCGCCGGCGTCGCCGTGGGCGTCTGGGAGACCACGACCGACGTCGGCCTCCCTGCGTTCCTCTGCCTGATCGTCGATCGCGCGCCGGATCCGTTCCGCCGCCTCTACGCGACCGAGGGGATGGGCTGTCACCCGAGCCGGAGCGTCGCGCTGCTCCGGGCGCTCACCGAGGCCGCGCAGAGCCGGCTCACGTTCATCGCCGGCTCCCGCGACGACGGCGACCGCGATCGCTTCGAGCGGGCGCGCCACGCGGACGCCATCCAGCGCGCCCGCGAGCAGATCGCCGGCGTCCGCGGCCCGCTCCGCGGCTTCCGCGACGTCCCGTCGCTCGAGGGCGAGACCTTCGACGACGACGTCGCCGCGGAGCTCGCGTGCCTCCGGCGCGCCGGCGTCGAGCGCGTCGTCGTCGTCGACGTGAGCAAGCCCGGGCTCGGCATCTCCGTCGTCCGGGTGATCATCCCGGGCCTGGAGTCGATCGACGACGTGCCCGGCTTCGTCCCGGGGCCCCGGGCCCGGGCGCGCGCCGCCGCACGCGCGGCGGCTGCGGCGAGGAGCGCGGCCACCGCGTGA
- a CDS encoding TfuA-like protein translates to MSVIVFTGPTLPAADGAALLDGAVFLPPVAQGDVYRATLEKPWAIGIVDGYFERLPSVWHKEILWAMAHGVHVFGSASMGALRAAELHPFGMTGVGAVFEAFQSGALTDDDEVAIAHAAAEDGYRPLSDAMVNIRATLAAAVAASILREETAAGLVSLAKRTFYAQRSFARLLAEGAAAGASPEELDALRRFLPDGRVDQKRRDAVAMLEAIAALRARDPGPLRVTYHFAYTDVWDQACRRAGRGSVAATQGARAGAAPAQRPGAEPAGARSRRAQGGLQPELLLDELRLEGPLSYTNAVQGALARALALSEARRHGVEVPVELFEEILAQVRRERGLLTPESTLAWLTEQALDVEGLTLLVQREARLRWAQAVFGIEVERLLVDHLRMTGRYGELAARALRKQEVLSAAGVEAPALEDLGLTRQALLAWYFTEIAGRPLPAYLDGYAAALGLDDQDELLLVIAREYEHRRRGERPPADG, encoded by the coding sequence GTGAGCGTCATCGTCTTCACGGGCCCCACGCTCCCGGCCGCGGACGGCGCCGCGCTGCTCGACGGCGCCGTGTTCCTGCCGCCGGTCGCGCAGGGCGACGTGTACCGGGCCACGCTCGAGAAGCCGTGGGCCATCGGGATCGTCGACGGCTACTTCGAGCGCCTGCCCTCGGTCTGGCACAAGGAGATCCTCTGGGCCATGGCGCACGGCGTCCACGTCTTCGGCAGCGCCAGCATGGGCGCGCTGCGGGCCGCCGAGCTCCACCCGTTCGGCATGACCGGCGTCGGCGCCGTGTTCGAGGCGTTCCAGAGCGGCGCGCTGACCGACGACGACGAGGTCGCGATCGCCCACGCCGCCGCCGAGGACGGCTACCGGCCGCTCTCCGACGCGATGGTGAACATCCGCGCCACGCTCGCCGCCGCGGTCGCGGCGTCGATCCTCCGGGAGGAGACCGCCGCGGGGCTCGTCTCGCTGGCCAAGCGCACGTTCTACGCGCAGCGCAGCTTCGCGCGGCTGCTCGCGGAGGGCGCCGCGGCCGGCGCGAGCCCCGAGGAGCTCGACGCCCTCCGGCGCTTCTTGCCGGACGGGCGCGTGGATCAGAAGCGGCGCGACGCCGTCGCGATGCTGGAGGCGATCGCGGCGCTGCGCGCGCGCGACCCCGGCCCGCTCAGGGTGACGTACCACTTCGCCTATACCGACGTCTGGGACCAGGCGTGCCGGCGCGCCGGCCGCGGCAGCGTGGCCGCCACGCAGGGCGCCCGCGCCGGGGCCGCGCCGGCCCAGCGTCCGGGCGCCGAGCCGGCCGGCGCGCGATCACGGCGCGCGCAGGGCGGGCTGCAGCCGGAGCTGCTCCTCGACGAGCTCCGGCTGGAAGGGCCGCTCTCCTATACGAACGCCGTCCAGGGGGCCCTCGCGCGGGCGCTCGCCCTGAGCGAGGCGCGGCGCCACGGGGTCGAGGTCCCCGTCGAGCTCTTCGAGGAGATCCTCGCGCAGGTCCGGCGGGAGCGGGGGCTGCTCACGCCCGAGAGCACGCTCGCCTGGCTCACGGAGCAGGCGCTCGACGTCGAGGGCCTCACGCTGCTCGTCCAGCGGGAGGCGCGGCTGCGGTGGGCGCAGGCCGTCTTCGGGATCGAGGTGGAGCGGCTCCTGGTCGACCACCTGCGCATGACGGGCCGCTACGGCGAGCTCGCCGCGCGGGCCCTTCGCAAGCAGGAGGTCCTCTCCGCGGCAGGCGTCGAGGCGCCCGCGCTCGAGGACCTCGGCCTGACGCGGCAAGCGCTGCTGGCGTGGTATTTCACGGAGATCGCCGGCCGCCCGCTCCCGGCCTACCTCGACGGTTACGCGGCCGCGCTGGGGCTCGACGATCAGGACGAGCTGCTCCTCGTCATCGCCCGCGAGTACGAGCACAGGCGGCGCGGCGAGAGGCCGCCGGCCGACGGCTGA
- a CDS encoding STAS domain-containing protein, whose protein sequence is MLTPEPGQPPEAGGGGWIVLGVLNEILLKLANQPDLRSLWEEVCASARWIVPSQRLCVVLANDGGGARIAARYQRGTFEYGAPEGGGVVVDAWMVAALEAQRPAWFRGPWDEAREADRARAWLLADDPDVVFHVPIQVYKKTIGTMLFALEDQRQIDRKALASATTYALYVGATYTTLKNSLDLAAASAQLREQNDELERVQIELRLQLDRVRAAHEAMLEMSTPIIQVWDGVLTLPVIGTIDSARAARMMEEVLDAVVRHGARFMIVDLTGAQAADTSTIDHLLRIFAATRLLGSQCIVSGVPTAMVGRILESGGSLDGIPVFSTLKSALEHAVGALRQQAQPARR, encoded by the coding sequence ATGCTGACGCCAGAGCCTGGCCAGCCCCCCGAAGCCGGCGGCGGCGGATGGATCGTCCTCGGCGTCCTCAACGAGATCCTCCTCAAGCTCGCCAACCAGCCGGACCTGCGGTCGCTGTGGGAAGAGGTCTGCGCGAGCGCGCGCTGGATCGTCCCGTCCCAGCGGCTCTGCGTCGTGCTCGCCAACGACGGCGGCGGCGCCAGGATCGCGGCGAGGTACCAGCGCGGCACCTTCGAGTACGGGGCGCCCGAGGGCGGCGGCGTCGTCGTGGACGCCTGGATGGTCGCGGCGCTGGAGGCGCAGCGCCCCGCGTGGTTCAGGGGGCCGTGGGACGAGGCGCGCGAGGCGGATCGCGCGCGCGCGTGGCTCCTCGCGGACGACCCCGACGTCGTTTTCCACGTGCCGATCCAGGTCTACAAGAAGACCATCGGCACGATGCTCTTCGCCCTGGAAGACCAGCGCCAGATCGACCGGAAGGCGCTGGCGAGCGCGACCACGTACGCGCTGTACGTCGGGGCCACGTACACGACGCTCAAGAACTCGCTCGACCTCGCCGCCGCGAGCGCGCAGCTGCGCGAGCAGAACGACGAGCTCGAGCGGGTCCAGATCGAGCTGCGCCTGCAGCTCGATCGGGTCCGCGCGGCGCACGAGGCGATGCTCGAGATGTCGACGCCGATCATCCAGGTGTGGGACGGCGTGCTCACGCTGCCGGTGATCGGCACGATCGACAGCGCGAGGGCGGCCCGCATGATGGAAGAGGTGCTCGACGCGGTGGTCCGGCACGGCGCCCGCTTCATGATCGTGGACCTCACCGGCGCGCAGGCGGCGGACACCTCGACCATCGATCACCTGCTGCGGATCTTCGCGGCGACGAGGCTGCTCGGCAGCCAGTGCATCGTCTCCGGCGTCCCGACGGCGATGGTCGGGCGCATCCTGGAGTCCGGCGGCAGCCTCGACGGGATCCCGGTGTTCAGCACGCTGAAGAGCGCGCTCGAGCACGCGGTGGGCGCGCTGCGGCAGCAGGCGCAGCCGGCGCGCCGGTAG